Within the Brevibacillus laterosporus LMG 15441 genome, the region CAGGAAGGGTGCTTTTTTTTTGTATGTAACCAAAGAAGAGTTCTAGGAATATATCGGTAAAAAATTTTTTATGTTAAAAAATGGGTAAAATAGGTTATTTTTACAGTATTTTTCAAAATGGGTTTTTTGGAATAATAGGTTATAGTGTAAATAAGACATTTGATCTAAAAAGGAGGAGGTTGATATTAAAGACATCAAAAAGGTAGAGGACGTTCTACTCTACCATAGGAAAAGAACGGTTAGAACGAATGTGAAATTCTCTGCTCCTATCAAATCTAGTAATCCCTTATCAGGGAAACGTATTCAAAGCTATCAGACTGAAGATGAGCTCCACACGGATACGGAGAATCTCAGGAAAAAATTAGTCGAGCTTGTTTGCAAAGAAGGTACTTTCTCAAGCCTCGCAGTGTTAGAGATGAGCCAACAGCTAGATGAGTATATTGTCCATATGCAAAAAAGGATAAAATCCTATAAACACTAATGTTGCCTGTTCAAATGTCTACGGTTCCTATAGCACGTATCAAGCTTGCTATTGCTTTGTCTAGTTTGTACGTACACGCGATCTTGTGCGGCTTCGGCCAACGGGCAGAAGCTGTGGATGCCGTACTCAAGCGGTAAAAATGAAGCCCAGTACGAGGCAGCAACCAGCAAGCAAATCAAGAGGAATGTCAATCTTTTGTGCAGAAGATATCTAGAAGGCACTCCTGCGTTGGCAAAAAACTGCAAGTCTACCATAGGAGGCGAGACAATCTATATTTATTTTGGAACCATCACTGCAAATCGAAACCAAACCATATGGGCGCCTTTCTCACGCTCCAAACAGTTACTTGTCAAACAAAATCCGCAATGATCCATGCCAATTTAGCCGGCGCCCACCCTTTTACGTTGGCAAGCGTTATGCTGACGACCACACAGCCCCCAACCATTTCTCAAGTTCCTATAAGTTTAGCCAATGAAATACCAGTACGAATAGTTACCGCAGTCGCATACTTGTTATCGTTTTTTCCGAATCCTAGCTTTAGCAACACACGGAGGTAGATGATAAGCCAGAAGTAACAGCTTATCAGTACGATAAAAATTTACATCCCTATTATATATCAGAAAATTCTGGAACAAAAGATGGGTAACACATCATCATGGGTATTTTGTATGACCCGTAGTAACGACTGGTGAAGCAAAAGGCCCGTAACTAGTCTACGAGCCTACTCGTCATGATTTTTCTGTTTTTGTTCTGCTAGATATGCTAGAAAACGGACATGCTCTAGTGCTTTTTGTTTATCCTCTTCCGAAAGCTTATCCAATTCAGATAGAAATAGTGCTTCAAATGCAGAATAAGGGCTGGCCGTTTCTTTGACTAGACCGGGGCGTCTGTTGTCAAAAAGAATGCAATCCGCAGATACCTCCAGCGCTTCTGCTAGACGGGAAATATCATCATGATTGGGATTTGTATAGGATCTTTCCCAGTTAGAAATCACTTGTGATGAAACATTTACACGTGCAGCCAACTCCTGCTGCGTCCACTTCTTCTGTTTTCGTAGAGCTTTGATTCGTAGTCCGATCGTTGGCATTCTTGTCACCTCTTTACCCAAATAATAGCAAGAACTAACGCATTTAGGTAGTTTACTAACGATAATTGAGAGGGTGACAAAAAATAACAATTAAAGAAACGAGTTACGTTATTTGAATAGATACAAGCTTTTAGATGCAATCCAGTTGTTTTTTTGGAGCGTGTCAAAAGGTCAAAGCATGATTATTCGTGAACGTGATAAGCATGGAATATTATTATAAAGCGAAAAGAAACAAACAGTGTTGATTTTTTATCAACAGGTATGTAACAAAATGGCACTTTTTATCAACATTCCTAATACAATACAAAAAACAATGTTTAGGAGTGGAATTAAAAATGAATTGGCTTCTCATACTAGGATTTGCTGTTTCATCGAGTCTCGATAATCTTGGTGTCGGAATATCGTATGGAATACGCAATATTCGGATCGGCTTTCTTTCCAACTGTGTCATTGCTTGTATATGCTTTCTTTTGAGTGAAATTGGGATTTATTTCGGTCAGCTCCTGTCAGCTATATTACCTGGAATACTTCCCGTTCTAATAGGGGCTCTGTTATTATTCGTCATTGGCGTACGGATTATCTTATTGGCATTTCCCGGTAAAAAACTGGCTTTGGCAGTATCAAGCGAAGGTAGAGCGAACACCAAAAGCATCAAGGGCATCCTGGAAAATCCTGAAGAGGTGGACTTAGACAAATCAGGAGAAATTGGTGTGGGGGAAGCGTTTATTTTGGGAATAGCCCTTGCTGCAAATGCTGTTACCAATGGGTTAAGTGCAGGGCTAATGGGCTTATCTCCGCATGCGATTTCGATAACTGCCGCGATAGGTAGCTTCATCACGGTCTGGGCAGGAGTTGCCTTAGGAAAAAAAGTAGCATCAGTTCGGATTGCTTCTTTTACCTTAGGTCAATTCGGCACCATCATAAGTGGAGTGATGCTTTTGGTGATCGCGGCTAACACTTTGTTGTAGCTTTTACCCAACATGTTTGACAAGAAAAGCAACTGCTTACGGCACAGCAGTTGCTTTTTGCTATGGATAGTCGATGCAGTTTCGTATGTTGAAAAAACATGATGAACAAGAGAGGGAGCATCATATACACCTACTTTCTTTTGGAAAGTAAATATTTCTAGCCTATAGGTACGAAAGGATATTAATGTGATAAGATGCAGTAAATCAATCGAATCATGTTACAGGAGGAGATGCGTGAGTATGGTAGAGCCTATTGTACTAACGAAGGGAACGCCAGGAGAAATCTGTCCCATTGCCAAAACACTCGACATAATTGGTACGAAATGGACTTTTTTAATCATTCGAGATCTGCTTATTCAGGGAACGATGAGATTTAGCGATCTTATCAAATCAACGGATGGCATTAGTCCCAAAACATTATCGCTTCGTCTCAAGGAACTGGAGATACAAGGGATAGTGGTAAGAAAGGTGTACCCAGAAGTTCCTCCACGTGTGGAATATACGCTAACGGATAAAGGGAAACAATTAGAAGGCATTTTCATTGAGCTGAAGCGATTTGGATTAACTCTGTAAAATCCGATACATTTTATTAAGAAAAAGGACCTTTGGGGTTCTTTTTTGTTATCTAAAGACTTTGCATTAAAAAAATAGTACGCTTCTATACCTTGCTACATCAAAAACTTACCAAAATGTAACTTTGTGAATGAAATATCACTTCTTCAAATCAGAAATGTTTGGAACTACAATGATCTCGGACACAAAATGTTTTGAAAAGGAGGAGTGACAGCATGTTGAAAGGTAAAAAAGTTGTGGTTATTGGCGGAAGCTCTGGAATAGGATTAGAAACGGCTAAGCTAGCGCTAGCAGAAGGAGCTGATGTTGTCATTGCCAGCCGTTCTGAGGAGAAGCTACAGAAGGCTAAAACAAAGCTGGGCGGTAAGGTAACAACCTATACGCTGGATATTACCCAAGAGAAGCAGGTTCAATCCTTTTTCCAGCAGATAGGTACGCTTGACCATTTAGTCATTACTGCTGCTGAAACCTCTGGAGGTTCATTTCTTGAAATGGACGTAGATCAAGCACGGCAGTTGTTTGATCATAAATTTTGGGGGCAATACTACGCCGCTAAATATGGAACACCTCACATAGCCACAAATGGTTCCATCACCTTATTTTCCGGAGTGGTTGCCTATAAATCTATGATTGGATCGGCTACCCTTGGAGCTGTTAACGCAGCCGTTTCCAATCTAGGGCAAACGTTAGCCTTAGAATTATCACCTGTGCGTGTGAATATCGTCTCTCCAGGTATCATTGATACGCCGTCACGCAGTAAAATGCCTCAAGAAGCACGAAATAGCTTTTATGAAGCTGTGGCAAGCAAGCTCCCAGTCAAACGGATCGGTCAACCAGTAGATGTAGCACAGGGAGTGATGTATTTGCTCCACAATGATTTTGTTACGGGGACCACTTTGCATATTGAAGGCGGACATATTCTTCTATAACCGAAAAACCCCTTCTCGTAGAGGCATAAAGCATGCTTATCTATGAGAAAGAACAGCATTTAAAAAAGCTAAAGATTAGTTGATTACAGATGAAAATAGTGTTAGTAAAAGTGAATACAAAAAAGTTTGGAAAAACAATTGGTATAAAAATTGATGATACTCCTTCTGTGCCAAGGTAGCTATTAATTCGTTTAATAAGGAACACAGCAATCGTCAATTCTAGTGTGAGGTTCTGAATGACGATTGCTGTGCGATTTTTATATTATTCCCCAATACTACGCGCCTATTAAATCAAGCAAAGACAGTTGATCTTGGATAAAATAGTATAAGTATGTAATCCAACATATAAATAAAACTGCTGAGAATACAATATAACGTTTGTTCTGAATGAAAGCTCCTCTAAAGAAGAAGAAGAGTCCTAACAATAATCCTAATAAAATAATCACTATTTCTATTATCATGGCTTAGTCAGGGATTAAAACCTATGTATATTTCAATATTTCCCCAAAAATATACAGTAGCTATTTTGTTACTCCCTTCCTTCTCCACCTCCCATATTCCAAGTATATGTTTATTCATATTGGGGTTCCGCCATCATGCTTCAAAAGGAGTTGCTTATATTGTTGGTCAGCAGATATAGGCTTTTGAACCACAGAAACGGGTCTCTCAGGCGTTTTTTGTAATAGGGTTGGTGGTAGTTCTTTGCCCTTCTCTAATGGGGCTGTCTTATAACCAGCTTTCGTTTTCGTCCCAGGCGTGGGCTTACATGCTTGATCTGGCACGAGCTGTAAAGTGAGCTAGCTGTGGAAGGGCAATGCCGATAAAAATAAAGCCCACGCCTATCCATTGTGATGCAGAGACCGCTTCTTTTAAAATCAGCACAGATAAAATAACGGTAACGGGTAATTCGGCTGTCGCTAAAATCGTAGCCAGTCCCGAGCCGATTTTTGGAATCCCGATGGAAAAAGCAATCGAAGGAATCACAATACTAAAGGTTCCTAAGGCTAGTGCATATTTCCATAGACCTTTTTCCAACGCTCCGTCGTAGAGAAAGGTTGGCGGGAAAACGATGAGTATAAGCGCTAATGCGCCAGCTATCAGGAATACACTTCGAGGAAAAGGCGGAACCTCCACGGCTACTTTTCCGCTTACAAACAGATAACAAGCAAAAGAAACGGCAGACAATAATCCAAGGAGGATACCGCTTATTTCCAGACTTTGAATGGATTGCTCCAGTAAGCCGCCGGAAAGAGCAGTACCGGCTAGCAAGAATAGCACAGAAATCATTTTTTCTTTTGACGGTAAGGTCCTGGTAGAGATGGCTTCAATAATGATGCCGATCCAGACAAATTGAAAAAGCAAAACAATGCCGATAGAAGCGGGGATGGTTTGCAATGCAGCATAATAACAAATGCCGGTGAAGCTGGCTGATGTACCCGCAAAAAATAACGCAATCGCTTTTTTCAGTGGAACGCTCTGGCGAAAAAATAATAAGGTCAGGACAAGCAATAAGAGCCAGCCGGTTACATATTGGCTGCCAATTACCTCGCCTAGTGTAAAGCCCATCTGATAGGCAAACTTTACAAATATGGCTAATACCCCAATGCTACAAGCTCCTGCTAACACTAAAAAGGAATAACGAAACAAATCGAGCCTCCGTGTAAATGAATGATTTTAGGATTTAAGCTGAAAAAATTTTCCACGCCAAGGACTAGCTAAGTGGTGCTGTGCTCGTCCGCGTCAGCCTTCTTATGTTGCTGCGCTTACTTTTAGCCGTTGCAGACGTGCAATTACCTCTTGTAGCACCTCGATGTCCTTAACCAGTGCAATACGCACATATCCTGTACCGCCAGCACCAAATCCACTGCCGGGTGAAAGGAGAATGCCTGCTTGGTCTAAGAGATAGCTTACGAAATTCCGATCGCCCATTTCTTCATACTCGCGAGGAATCTTTGTCCAAAGAAAGAAGGATGCAGGTGACTTTTTAACCTCCCAGCCTAACTTTTGCAGCTCTGGGACAAAATAATCCATGCGCTCCTGATAGCGTTTCATCTGCTCAGATGCGTAGTATTCCATCTGCTCCAGCGCATCTATGGCCACACATTGGAAGGGTAGGAACATTCCAAAATCAACATTGAATTTCATAGTTCGCAGCCCCTGCAATACGTGTTTATTTCCTACAGCAAAGCCAATACGCCATCCTGCTACATTGCAAGATTTACTTAAGCTATATAGCTCAACAGCGACATCCCTGCCTCCCGGTAAAGAAAGAATACTAGGAACCTCAGCACCATCATAAGAGATTTCAGCATAGGCTAAATCATGGATGATCACAAAATTAAATTCCTTTGCCAGAGCAATGGCTTCTGCCAAAAACTCTTTCGATAACACAGTTGCTGTTGGATTCCCAGGTGAGCAAAGGACCATCACCTTGGCTTTTTGCAAATCTTCCTGAGAGATCTGTGATAAATCTGGTATAAAGGTTTCTTTTTCACATGGAAAATAAATAGGAACTCCGCCTACTAAATGTAAACAATTCGTATAAACGCTGTAAGAAGGGGAGGGGACGAGGACGCTGTCTCCTTCATCTAATAGAGCAGACAGTAGATAATAAATTCCTTCTTTTGTCCCCAATACATCTAAAACCTCTGTTTCATCACATAAGCTGACTTTGAATCGGCGTGCGTAATAAGCGGCAGCCGCCTTTTTTAGCTTTTTCCCGACGTCTGGAGTAAAATCACCATAGCCATGATAACTGGAATTTGAGATATATTCCTTCAGCTTTTCCATCAATTCTGGATTGGGGGAACCATCTGGATTCCCGATGGCTAAGTTAATAACAGGGCGTGTTTGCCTTTGTAATTGCTCCTCAATAAAGCTAAATGCATCCTCTGGCAGGGTTTGGATATAGGTTCTTGCCATGTAAAGGCTCCTTTCCCGATCATTTTTTAACCTTCCTGATAAAAGAATTAGCGGATTGGTTTTTCTAGGAGACGATTTTCCACTTCAATTTCTCCTGAGATCACTTTCATTTCAAATTCATAGATGCAGGCGGCTAATTTACTGACTATCTCTGAGATATGATCCTCTGAAAATAATGACATTGGATAAAGTAAAAATGCAGTCTTCATGCTATCGTCTGGATTCACTTTAAATTCTGGTACAATACTAATTAATGGAACCTCATGCCCTTTATTGGTTTCATTCCAACAGTATTGAATGAATGTTTTCGCAATTTCGCTTGTATCGAAGTGGGAGGAATGTAAGCGAATCCGATTAAAGGCAATCTGAAACACAAGCTCCCATCCTAAAGAGGCATCATTAATGACAGAGATACCGCTTACTTTTTCAAGCGCATCCTTACATTTCATATGTAACGTATGTAGCTGGACTAAATATTCCTGAAATCCCACTCTTCCTAACCGGTTCATTGCCACCCAAGCGGCGGCGATCCCATTAGCAGGACGAGAATTTTCGATGGTATAGCGATAGGCGCGGAAGTTACCGAATTCATAGTCGGATTCTCCATAGCTATAGGAGCCTTCATTTAAATGGTTAAAGCATTCATCCGTTTTGGAAACAAAAAAACTTGTTGAATAGGGGCACAAACCATTTTTGTGCATATCGACACCAAACGAATCAAATCGAGAAACACCTTTTACCTTTTCTACTACTCGCTTAATTTTGCGGCGAATTTCAGCATTTTCGATTTTTTGTTCCCATTCGTTATCCCTTACTCCCATAAAAGTAAACCACAGCCAGCCAATAACGCTATCTAAATGAAAATAGGGAAAATAGGTTTGCTTCGTTTCTGCAAATACCTGCTCAACACACTGATATACCTCATTCGTATCATCACAAGCGAAGTTAATCGTGGTTCCACCGCAACATACAACGGCGGCAATTCGCTTTCCTTTAGCGAGCTGCTCGTGCAGAACCTGTTTTAGCTTCGTTACATCCATGCGCCAATCCTCTGTAGTACCAATACGGATGCATTGATCCGCTCCTAAACCAAGTATGGAACAAACATGCTCAACACAATAATGTGCGCCTTCATTTGTTAGGACCACGAGATCATTGGGAATCCCTTCACGTCTTGATTCAGGAGCGATTTTGGAAATGGCTGATTTGATCGCGTAGAAAAGTGTTAATTTTCCACCATTACAAGAAATACCATGTGCTTGCTCCCAGCCTACTAAACGGCCAATGGCTCTTGCTATGCGCTGTTCAAATAATATTGTTTTGCCACCAAAGGCATCCAT harbors:
- a CDS encoding aspartyl-phosphate phosphatase Spo0E family protein, with the translated sequence MKFSAPIKSSNPLSGKRIQSYQTEDELHTDTENLRKKLVELVCKEGTFSSLAVLEMSQQLDEYIVHMQKRIKSYKH
- a CDS encoding pyridoxal phosphate-dependent aminotransferase, which translates into the protein MARTYIQTLPEDAFSFIEEQLQRQTRPVINLAIGNPDGSPNPELMEKLKEYISNSSYHGYGDFTPDVGKKLKKAAAAYYARRFKVSLCDETEVLDVLGTKEGIYYLLSALLDEGDSVLVPSPSYSVYTNCLHLVGGVPIYFPCEKETFIPDLSQISQEDLQKAKVMVLCSPGNPTATVLSKEFLAEAIALAKEFNFVIIHDLAYAEISYDGAEVPSILSLPGGRDVAVELYSLSKSCNVAGWRIGFAVGNKHVLQGLRTMKFNVDFGMFLPFQCVAIDALEQMEYYASEQMKRYQERMDYFVPELQKLGWEVKKSPASFFLWTKIPREYEEMGDRNFVSYLLDQAGILLSPGSGFGAGGTGYVRIALVKDIEVLQEVIARLQRLKVSAAT
- a CDS encoding SDR family oxidoreductase; translated protein: MLKGKKVVVIGGSSGIGLETAKLALAEGADVVIASRSEEKLQKAKTKLGGKVTTYTLDITQEKQVQSFFQQIGTLDHLVITAAETSGGSFLEMDVDQARQLFDHKFWGQYYAAKYGTPHIATNGSITLFSGVVAYKSMIGSATLGAVNAAVSNLGQTLALELSPVRVNIVSPGIIDTPSRSKMPQEARNSFYEAVASKLPVKRIGQPVDVAQGVMYLLHNDFVTGTTLHIEGGHILL
- the ytaF gene encoding sporulation membrane protein YtaF; this translates as MNWLLILGFAVSSSLDNLGVGISYGIRNIRIGFLSNCVIACICFLLSEIGIYFGQLLSAILPGILPVLIGALLLFVIGVRIILLAFPGKKLALAVSSEGRANTKSIKGILENPEEVDLDKSGEIGVGEAFILGIALAANAVTNGLSAGLMGLSPHAISITAAIGSFITVWAGVALGKKVASVRIASFTLGQFGTIISGVMLLVIAANTLL
- a CDS encoding helix-turn-helix domain-containing protein, encoding MPTIGLRIKALRKQKKWTQQELAARVNVSSQVISNWERSYTNPNHDDISRLAEALEVSADCILFDNRRPGLVKETASPYSAFEALFLSELDKLSEEDKQKALEHVRFLAYLAEQKQKNHDE
- a CDS encoding winged helix-turn-helix transcriptional regulator, producing MVEPIVLTKGTPGEICPIAKTLDIIGTKWTFLIIRDLLIQGTMRFSDLIKSTDGISPKTLSLRLKELEIQGIVVRKVYPEVPPRVEYTLTDKGKQLEGIFIELKRFGLTL
- a CDS encoding pyridoxal phosphate-dependent decarboxylase family protein, with amino-acid sequence MIKNIKPETEFLLPSEDNIETFFNKTALLQKQLQAKNHLNPKFSAQTFHYKEDLEKSYMPETGKHTEEVFHSLSEMFEGSIRPHSPYSLFNMVPSPLLDTVAATTMTQLYNSNSLMDAFGGKTILFEQRIARAIGRLVGWEQAHGISCNGGKLTLFYAIKSAISKIAPESRREGIPNDLVVLTNEGAHYCVEHVCSILGLGADQCIRIGTTEDWRMDVTKLKQVLHEQLAKGKRIAAVVCCGGTTINFACDDTNEVYQCVEQVFAETKQTYFPYFHLDSVIGWLWFTFMGVRDNEWEQKIENAEIRRKIKRVVEKVKGVSRFDSFGVDMHKNGLCPYSTSFFVSKTDECFNHLNEGSYSYGESDYEFGNFRAYRYTIENSRPANGIAAAWVAMNRLGRVGFQEYLVQLHTLHMKCKDALEKVSGISVINDASLGWELVFQIAFNRIRLHSSHFDTSEIAKTFIQYCWNETNKGHEVPLISIVPEFKVNPDDSMKTAFLLYPMSLFSEDHISEIVSKLAACIYEFEMKVISGEIEVENRLLEKPIR
- a CDS encoding EamA family transporter, whose translation is MFRYSFLVLAGACSIGVLAIFVKFAYQMGFTLGEVIGSQYVTGWLLLLVLTLLFFRQSVPLKKAIALFFAGTSASFTGICYYAALQTIPASIGIVLLFQFVWIGIIIEAISTRTLPSKEKMISVLFLLAGTALSGGLLEQSIQSLEISGILLGLLSAVSFACYLFVSGKVAVEVPPFPRSVFLIAGALALILIVFPPTFLYDGALEKGLWKYALALGTFSIVIPSIAFSIGIPKIGSGLATILATAELPVTVILSVLILKEAVSASQWIGVGFIFIGIALPQLAHFTARARSSM